A stretch of Linepithema humile isolate Giens D197 chromosome 3, Lhum_UNIL_v1.0, whole genome shotgun sequence DNA encodes these proteins:
- the Ets65A gene encoding transcriptional regulator ERG homolog isoform X2 translates to MLDLKSSGTTAAELPRTTAFTNLSMLFADAGSSYKGGWSHATSPAPGQGYGSSLSKTALDTHSHLRQPDPYQMFGATSSRLASSGSGQIQLWQFLLELLSDSSNAACITWEGTNGEFKLTDPDEVARRWGERKSKPNMNYDKLSRALRYYYDKNIMTKVHGKRYAYKFDFQGLAAATQPAAADPAAYKYQSELFMSGYGHAKLNLMPPPAASVSVSVPGGLFQSASSYWSTSPGANLYAGHHTASGHVPPHLGTYPHYA, encoded by the exons ATGCTGGACCTTAAGAGCAGCGGTACAACCGCGGCGGAGCTACCACGCACCACGGCGTTCACCAATCTGTCGATGCTGTTCGCCG atgctGGCAGCTCTTATAAAGGAGGCTGGAGCCACGCTACGTCGCCGGCACCTGGTCAGG GCTATGGAAGCAGCTTATCGAAGACAGCACTGGACACGCACAGCCATCTCAGGCAGCCTG ATCCCTACCAAATGTTCGGGGCAACGAGCAGTCGGCTCGCGAGCTCCGGTTCCGGTCAGATTCAGCTCTGGCAGTTTCTACTCGAGCTTCTGTCTGACTCGAGTAACGCCGCGTGCATCACGTGGGAAGGAACTAACGGCGAATTCAAGTTGACCGACCCTGACGAGGTGGCGAGACGATGGGGCGAGAGGAAGTCCAAGCCTAATATGAATTACGACAAATTGTCGAGGGCTCTGAG GTACTACTACGACAAGAACATCATGACGAAGGTGCACGGCAAGAGGTACGCGTATAAGTTCGATTTCCAGGGGCTGGCGGCCGCGACGCAGCCGGCGGCGGCCGATCCGGCGGCGTACAAGTACCAGAGCGAGCTCTTTATGTCCGGTTACGGCCACGCCAAGCTGAACCTCATGCCGCCGCCGGCGGCGTCGGTCTCGGTTTCCGTTCCCGGCGGCCTCTTCCAATCTGCGTCGAGCTACTGGTCGACGAGTCCGGGCGCCAACTTGTACGCCGGGCATCACACGGCCTCCGGACACGTGCCACCGCATCTCGGCACCTATCCGCATTACGCATGA